A window from Electrophorus electricus isolate fEleEle1 chromosome 7, fEleEle1.pri, whole genome shotgun sequence encodes these proteins:
- the vezt gene encoding vezatin isoform X2: MTEDLDEEVVFENSPLFQYLQDLGHTDFEACSPISQLQEEELSAGVREGPLPQDTPPPSRMGGIWRLAEILWRLGPFHQHSAPLRLEQQLDTGFRQYALRCVLSQDVVLQEDVELIELLDPSALSLGSTSIVCPSASTALPAPRYFSSPSMWEVSIFVGLLAVLLAAWCSCAEEGQVLLWLCVGALGVCCGASLWRKARMQRLVQRHAAQLESLVIHSRALTSLARKSLRLIQETEVISRGFTLVSAACPFNRAGQLRSQHLIGLRKAAYQSLRCAFRASRLATCIMLKSFPLNSEIDNVTNYVSTVPIRELGLGLGAEHLSDEQAQELTNDYSLPALKLLFQLWVGQSSEFFRRLALLLSSGREEPEPKPRLLAYHSVAAVTGSLRPSLADCLHDLQRSYDFHRYFEMQHQAQSSGRANHARQKCRELNTLHTSVRSLQLHLRTLLSEVIILEDELEKLMVAKETEEVTCAGYQELRERLHLLEPHMQASSCCWDDVASQVEHMVRRITGCPGSAEGPEEAADPAPAPPAPVTHIEDRDPVPEEQELEACVSDSDSDTEWGGAVDMLSPWDRERQRHEREESRRVLLELKSVLGIRTSEGERDKCKLLLFSDQAALTQVAMEPLAIPESSAVPDCTDFTATAGNHVCQQVPEEDVNEEAEEAKDAKEDGGKERPVTEFCCGGTESTRETQDKGSGQAVSEGLQFYQSDGLIDEEAGQDGTHPLTPRVPTLSVIERLTELHGSEALSFGSALAAQVAARSHNFTHLQECTYEDSEEEEEEVTSQPEKDMEGRC; the protein is encoded by the exons ATGACTGAGGATTTGGACGAAGAGGTTGTGTTCGAG AACTCTCCGCTGTTCCAGTATTTACAGGATCTAGGACACACCGATTTTGAGGCATGTTCACCCATCTCTcagctgcaggaggaggagctaaGTGCTGGGGTTCGGGAGGGTCCCCTCCCCCAGGACACCCCGCCCCCTTCCAGG ATGGGTGGTATTTGGAGGCTGGCTGAGATTCTGTGGCGTCTCGGCCCGTTCCATCAGCACAGTGCCCCCCTGAGGCTGGAGCAGCAGCTG gACACTGGGTTTCGTCAGTACGCTCTGCGCTGTGTACTGTCTCAGGACGTGGTCTTGCAGGAGGATGTGGAGCTGATCGAGCTGCTGGACCCTAGCGCTCTGTCTCTGGGCTCAACTAGTATTGTCTGCCCCAGTGCCAGCACAGCTCTGCCCGCACCCCGCTACTTCTCATCACCTTCTatgtg GGAAGTCTCTATATTTGTCGGACTGCTGGCCGTCCTGCTTGCAGCCTGGTGCTCTTGTGCGGAGGAAGGGCAGGTcctgctgtggctgtgtgtgggcgcactgggtgtgtgttgcGGTGCGTCTCTGTGGCGGAAGGCACGGATGCAGCGGCTGGTCCAGCGTCACGCTGCCCAGCTAGAGAGCCTGGTGATCCACAGCCGCGCTCTCACCAGCCTGGCGCGCAAATCCCTCCGCCTCATCCAGGAGACGGAGGTCATCTCCCGCGGATTCACCCT GGTGAGTGCGGCCTGTCCCTTTAACAGGGCGGGGCAACTGCGCAGCCAGCATCTGATTGGTCTGAGAAAAGCGGCCTATCAGAGTCTACGGTGTGCGTTCCGAGCCTCCCGCCTCGCCACTTGCATTATGCTCAAGTC GTTCCCGCTGAACTCTGAGATCGACAACGTCACAAACTATGTCTCCACTGTACCAATCAGAGAGCTGGGCCTTGGCCTGGGGGCAGAGCATCTCTCTGATGAGCAGGCTCAGGAGCTGACCAATGATTACAGCCTGCCTGCCCTGAAG CTCCTGTTTCAGTTGTGGGTGGGGCAGAGCTCGGAGTTTTTCCGCCGACTGGCTCTGCTTTTGTCATCGGGGAGGGAGGAGCCAGAGCCCAAGCCTCGCCTGCTGGCTTACCACAGCGTGGCCGCAGTCACCGGCTCCCTCCGGCCCAGCCTGGCTGACTGCCTTCACGACCTGCAACGCAGCTATGATTTCCATCGTTACTTCGAGATGCAGCACCAGGCGCAATCGTCAGGCCGGGCGAACCACGCCCGCCAGAAATGCCGGGAGCTTAACACTCTCCACACGTCCGTGCGGAGCTTGCAACTGCACCTCCGGACGCTGCTTAGCGA GGTGATCATCCTGGAGGACGAGCTTGAGAAGCTGATGGTCGccaaggagacagaggaggtgaCGTGCGCGGGCTACCAGGAGCTGCGGGAGCGGCTGCACCTCTTGGAGCCACACATGCAGGCCAGCTCCTGCTGCTGGGATGACGTGGCCTCACAGGTCGAGCACATGGTGCGCCGCATCACCGGCTGCCCAG gaAGTGCAGAAGGTCCAGAGGAAGCAGCTGACCCTGCcccagctcctcctgctcccGTCACACACATAGAGGACAGAGACCCTGTCCCAGAGGAACAG GAACTGGAGGCATGCGTCTCCGACTCGGACTCTGACACGGAGTGGGGCGGGGCCGTGGACATGCTGTCGCCATGGGATCGGGAGCGGCAGCGTCACGAGAGGGAGGAGTCGAGGAGGGTTTTACTTGAGCTGAAGTCTGTCCTGGGGATTCGAACGTcggaaggggagagagacaaatgCAAGCTGTTGCTGTTCAGCGACCAAG CTGCCTTAACACAGGTTGCTATGGAACCTCTTGCCATCCCAGAATCCTCAGCGGTTCCAGACTGCACCGACTTCACGGCAACAGCAGGTAACCACGTCTGCCAGCAGGTGCCGGAAGAGGATGTGAACGAGGAAGCCGAGGAGGCGAAAGACGCAAAGGAGGACGGAGGGAAAGAAAGGCCAGTGACTGAATTCTGTTGCGGAGGCACCGAAAGCACTAGAGAAACCCAGGATAAGGGAAGCGGGCAGGCCGTGTCAGAAGGGCTGCAGTTCTACCAATCAGATGGACTGATTGATGAGGAGGCAGGGCAGGATGGgacacaccccctcactcccaGAGTCCCAACCCTTTCAGTGATTGAGAGGCTGACGGAACTGCATGGCTCAGAAGCTCTTAGTTTTGGTTCTGCTCTGGCTGCCCAGGTAGCTGCTCGCTCCCACAacttcacacacctgcaggaaTGCACCTATGAGGactcagaggaggaggaagaggaagtgacatcacagccAGAGAAAGACATGGAAGGGAGGTGTTGA
- the vezt gene encoding vezatin isoform X1: MTEDLDEEVVFENSPLFQYLQDLGHTDFEACSPISQLQEEELSAGVREGPLPQDTPPPSRMGGIWRLAEILWRLGPFHQHSAPLRLEQQLDTGFRQYALRCVLSQDVVLQEDVELIELLDPSALSLGSTSIVCPSASTALPAPRYFSSPSMWEVSIFVGLLAVLLAAWCSCAEEGQVLLWLCVGALGVCCGASLWRKARMQRLVQRHAAQLESLVIHSRALTSLARKSLRLIQETEVISRGFTLLLDRVSAACPFNRAGQLRSQHLIGLRKAAYQSLRCAFRASRLATCIMLKSFPLNSEIDNVTNYVSTVPIRELGLGLGAEHLSDEQAQELTNDYSLPALKLLFQLWVGQSSEFFRRLALLLSSGREEPEPKPRLLAYHSVAAVTGSLRPSLADCLHDLQRSYDFHRYFEMQHQAQSSGRANHARQKCRELNTLHTSVRSLQLHLRTLLSEVIILEDELEKLMVAKETEEVTCAGYQELRERLHLLEPHMQASSCCWDDVASQVEHMVRRITGCPGSAEGPEEAADPAPAPPAPVTHIEDRDPVPEEQELEACVSDSDSDTEWGGAVDMLSPWDRERQRHEREESRRVLLELKSVLGIRTSEGERDKCKLLLFSDQAALTQVAMEPLAIPESSAVPDCTDFTATAGNHVCQQVPEEDVNEEAEEAKDAKEDGGKERPVTEFCCGGTESTRETQDKGSGQAVSEGLQFYQSDGLIDEEAGQDGTHPLTPRVPTLSVIERLTELHGSEALSFGSALAAQVAARSHNFTHLQECTYEDSEEEEEEVTSQPEKDMEGRC, translated from the exons ATGACTGAGGATTTGGACGAAGAGGTTGTGTTCGAG AACTCTCCGCTGTTCCAGTATTTACAGGATCTAGGACACACCGATTTTGAGGCATGTTCACCCATCTCTcagctgcaggaggaggagctaaGTGCTGGGGTTCGGGAGGGTCCCCTCCCCCAGGACACCCCGCCCCCTTCCAGG ATGGGTGGTATTTGGAGGCTGGCTGAGATTCTGTGGCGTCTCGGCCCGTTCCATCAGCACAGTGCCCCCCTGAGGCTGGAGCAGCAGCTG gACACTGGGTTTCGTCAGTACGCTCTGCGCTGTGTACTGTCTCAGGACGTGGTCTTGCAGGAGGATGTGGAGCTGATCGAGCTGCTGGACCCTAGCGCTCTGTCTCTGGGCTCAACTAGTATTGTCTGCCCCAGTGCCAGCACAGCTCTGCCCGCACCCCGCTACTTCTCATCACCTTCTatgtg GGAAGTCTCTATATTTGTCGGACTGCTGGCCGTCCTGCTTGCAGCCTGGTGCTCTTGTGCGGAGGAAGGGCAGGTcctgctgtggctgtgtgtgggcgcactgggtgtgtgttgcGGTGCGTCTCTGTGGCGGAAGGCACGGATGCAGCGGCTGGTCCAGCGTCACGCTGCCCAGCTAGAGAGCCTGGTGATCCACAGCCGCGCTCTCACCAGCCTGGCGCGCAAATCCCTCCGCCTCATCCAGGAGACGGAGGTCATCTCCCGCGGATTCACCCT TTTACTCGACAGGGTGAGTGCGGCCTGTCCCTTTAACAGGGCGGGGCAACTGCGCAGCCAGCATCTGATTGGTCTGAGAAAAGCGGCCTATCAGAGTCTACGGTGTGCGTTCCGAGCCTCCCGCCTCGCCACTTGCATTATGCTCAAGTC GTTCCCGCTGAACTCTGAGATCGACAACGTCACAAACTATGTCTCCACTGTACCAATCAGAGAGCTGGGCCTTGGCCTGGGGGCAGAGCATCTCTCTGATGAGCAGGCTCAGGAGCTGACCAATGATTACAGCCTGCCTGCCCTGAAG CTCCTGTTTCAGTTGTGGGTGGGGCAGAGCTCGGAGTTTTTCCGCCGACTGGCTCTGCTTTTGTCATCGGGGAGGGAGGAGCCAGAGCCCAAGCCTCGCCTGCTGGCTTACCACAGCGTGGCCGCAGTCACCGGCTCCCTCCGGCCCAGCCTGGCTGACTGCCTTCACGACCTGCAACGCAGCTATGATTTCCATCGTTACTTCGAGATGCAGCACCAGGCGCAATCGTCAGGCCGGGCGAACCACGCCCGCCAGAAATGCCGGGAGCTTAACACTCTCCACACGTCCGTGCGGAGCTTGCAACTGCACCTCCGGACGCTGCTTAGCGA GGTGATCATCCTGGAGGACGAGCTTGAGAAGCTGATGGTCGccaaggagacagaggaggtgaCGTGCGCGGGCTACCAGGAGCTGCGGGAGCGGCTGCACCTCTTGGAGCCACACATGCAGGCCAGCTCCTGCTGCTGGGATGACGTGGCCTCACAGGTCGAGCACATGGTGCGCCGCATCACCGGCTGCCCAG gaAGTGCAGAAGGTCCAGAGGAAGCAGCTGACCCTGCcccagctcctcctgctcccGTCACACACATAGAGGACAGAGACCCTGTCCCAGAGGAACAG GAACTGGAGGCATGCGTCTCCGACTCGGACTCTGACACGGAGTGGGGCGGGGCCGTGGACATGCTGTCGCCATGGGATCGGGAGCGGCAGCGTCACGAGAGGGAGGAGTCGAGGAGGGTTTTACTTGAGCTGAAGTCTGTCCTGGGGATTCGAACGTcggaaggggagagagacaaatgCAAGCTGTTGCTGTTCAGCGACCAAG CTGCCTTAACACAGGTTGCTATGGAACCTCTTGCCATCCCAGAATCCTCAGCGGTTCCAGACTGCACCGACTTCACGGCAACAGCAGGTAACCACGTCTGCCAGCAGGTGCCGGAAGAGGATGTGAACGAGGAAGCCGAGGAGGCGAAAGACGCAAAGGAGGACGGAGGGAAAGAAAGGCCAGTGACTGAATTCTGTTGCGGAGGCACCGAAAGCACTAGAGAAACCCAGGATAAGGGAAGCGGGCAGGCCGTGTCAGAAGGGCTGCAGTTCTACCAATCAGATGGACTGATTGATGAGGAGGCAGGGCAGGATGGgacacaccccctcactcccaGAGTCCCAACCCTTTCAGTGATTGAGAGGCTGACGGAACTGCATGGCTCAGAAGCTCTTAGTTTTGGTTCTGCTCTGGCTGCCCAGGTAGCTGCTCGCTCCCACAacttcacacacctgcaggaaTGCACCTATGAGGactcagaggaggaggaagaggaagtgacatcacagccAGAGAAAGACATGGAAGGGAGGTGTTGA
- the metap2a gene encoding methionine aminopeptidase 2, with the protein MEGPGLERWPAEQGADEVAVNGHERAESSGAKKKKKKKKKSKPATLPGQAELGEDGEGDMREPLEQQVLEDRERDEDGEEDGDEGENSAGKKRKKKAKKKRGTKMQTDPPSVPISELYLNGMFPVGQECEYPPSQDGRSAAWRMSSKEKRVLDRASEEMWNDFRQAAEAHRQVRQYVRSWIEPGLTMIDICERLEECSRRLIKEDGLKAGLAFPTGCSLNNCAAHYTPNAGDSTVLQYDDVCKIDFGTHINGRIIDCAFTVTFNPKYDCLLEAVRDATNTGIKCAGIDVRLCDVGESIQEVMESYEVELDGKTYQVKPVRNLNGHSIGPYRIHGGKTVPIVKGGEATRMEEGEVYAIETFGSTGKGVVHDDMDCSHYMKNFDVGHVPIRLPRAKHVLNVVNENFGTLAFCRRWLDRLGESKYLMALKNLCDLGIIDPYPPLCDIKGSYTAQFEHTILLRPTCKEVVSRGDDY; encoded by the exons ATGGAGGGACCGGGGCTCGAGCGCTGGCCGGCGGAGCAGGGCGCGGACGAGGTGGCCGTCAATGGCCACGAGCGAGCGGAGTCCAGTGGCgccaagaaaaagaagaaaaagaagaagaagagcaagCCTGCGACTTTGC CAGGACAAGCTGAACTGGGGGAGGATGGAGAAGGCGATATGAGAGAGCCGTTGGAGCAGCAGGTCCTGGAGGACAGAGAACGGGACGAAGATGGAGAAGAAG ACGGAGACGAAGGGGAGAACTCCGCagggaaaaagaggaagaagaaggcaaagaagaagagaggca CTAAAATGCAGACCGATCCTCCCTCCGTACCAATCTCTGAACTCTACCTGAATGGAATGTTTCCAGTAGGACAGGAGTGTGAATATCCTCCCTCACAGGATGG GCGGAGTGCAGCATGGAGGATGAGCAGCAAGGAGAAGCGGGTGCTGGATAGGGCAAGCGAAGAAATGTGGAACGACTTCCGGCAGGCGGCTGAGGCCCACAGGCAGGTGCGGCAGTATGTCAGGAGCTGGATTGAGCCGGGCCTGACCATGATAGACATTTG TGAACGTCTGGAGGAGTGCAGTAGAAGGTTGATAAAGGAGGACGGGCTTAAGGCGGGTTTAGCGTTTCCCACTGGCTGTTCTCTCAATAATTGCGCAGCACACTATACACCCAATGCCGGCGACTCCACTGTGCTGCAGTATGATGATGTGTGCAAGATTGACTTTGGCACACACATAAATG gaagGATAATTGATTGTGCTTTCACAGTCACCTTTAACCCAAAGTATGACTGTCTGCTTGAGGCTGTAAGAGATGCCACCAACACAGGAATcaag TGTGCTGGCATAGATGTGCGCCTCTGTGATGTTGGAGAATCCATACAGGAAGTTATGGAGTCATACGAGGTGGAGTTAGATGGCAAGACATACCAAG TGAAGCCAGTTCGCAATCTAAATGGCCACTCCATTGGTCCGTATCGGATCCACGGAGGCAAAACAGTGCCCATTGTAAAGGGAGGTGAAGCCACTAGGATGGAG gaggGAGAGGTTTATGCTATTGAGACGTTTGGCAGCACCGGAAAGGGAGTGGTGCATGATGACATGGACTGTTCCCATTACATGAAGAATTTTGATGTAGGACATGTCCCAATCAG GCTGCCGAGAGCCAAGCACGTGCTCAACGTGGTGAACGAGAACTTTGGTACGCTGGCATTCTGCCGCCGCTGGCTTGACCGCCTGGGGGAGTCCAAGTACCTGATGGCCTTGAAGAACCTGTGCGACCTGGGCATCATCGACCCGTACCCCCCGCTCTGTGACATCAAGGGCTCCTACACGGCACAGTTCGAGCACACCATCCTTCTCAGGCCCACGTGCAAGGAGGTGGTGAGCCGAGGAGATGACTACTGA
- the fgd6 gene encoding FYVE, RhoGEF and PH domain-containing protein 6 encodes MSTGMKKPPLAPKPRLLSSQKPAPPPIAPKPEILLPSPAALKRGKPAVAPKPCLARVSLKGPQKPPPPASASLGKPKQSPSNMQCSHASKNGGPSHFSHYIIPPHTEDHHIGNGKSGSSEDTSETVEDDGLKARASPTEDLGCNGAKDHGVQTHTLPDSPSTAPDVREEPRKHKHAQLHKFAPTCVQSCAPTDEADQKQDQPVEWGELGTSHVPFTHANSMQVDVCVPAAPSKPLPVPQPRRPRRATLLRQKVVEASLPEMLCDLPDFQTDVTQRDCEVVQDSTLPVTSQNAKPSCIPLSDTPPASTLNTEPDTSFSHCLGPSHNAESTSCAHNRGVGTHPEPTRHSDPSGSEASVFGDAASEEELQPPAPPPRQMSLPQKDHFTSSSLDNLHLSDHTDPCCLEENLGKEEEQDEADGVYGDFARYPLTRSLPKQIKLDCGPQLITMVSSLEESSPRVVPKKPQRHSLPASALLRKQITPPQTQAPALLPPDSSPAPFRDLPTPPNEKPLSRRLALPSLALFGKPQPRGMVKQRAKSFSSADLLCADPAAGSERLARSEQGRRSLRKLLELRSCVRLLPKLLRGGTSLDCTGADAERTEPTAANAEVAPANRDGTPGESNCGVEYENVPLYEEIPEYMNLPWVCCSQDADTGVYEIQEPYIVHRARISGDHSEEEEGLSSNEEDENSSTSSKEDMDQSKNKEEVEKAKRNKVVHIAMEIMSSEKVFVDVLKLLHIDFRDAVAKATRASGKPVVEEKVLNQILYYLPQLYELNKDLLRELEERVAHWSDHQRLADIFVQKGPYLKMYSTYIREFDHNVALLDEQCRKNPSFATVVRQFETSPRCASLALKHYLLKPVQRIPQYQLLLTDYLKNLPEDSSDYKDTQTALGVVKEVANHANDIMKQGDNFQKLMQVQYSLNGHHEIVQPGRVFLKEGTLMKLSRKVMQPRMFFLFNDILLYTTPVQSGQYKLNSMLSLAGMKVSKPSQEAYQNELNIESVERSFILSASSATERDEWLEAIATAIDDYTRKKISFISSRSQESEGTSVDGPPLGSKAPIWIPDLRTTMCMICTCEFTLTWRRHHCRACGKVVCQACSSNKYYLEYLKNQLARVCDQCYAKLQQKDKGDLTGVSISPSGRTSAFSFSRKQKKIPSALKEVSANTENSSMSGYLQRSKGNKKPWKRLWFVIKNKVLYTYAASEDVAALESQPLLGFFLREEKSGPAQKLQFKLYHKNTLYYIFRAEDIPTAQRWIEAFQEAMIL; translated from the exons ATGAGTACAG gcatgaaGAAGCCACCGCTTGCACCCAAACCCAGGCTGCTGTCTTCTCAAAAGCCAGCCCCACCACCCATTGCCCCAAAACCTGAGATCTTGCTTCCCTCTCCAGCTGCATTAAAACGGGGTAAACCCGCTGTAGCCCCTAAGCCATGCTTGGCCAGAGTGAGCCTCAAAGGCCCACAAAAGCCCCCTCCTCCTGCCTCGGCCAGCCTGGGGAAGCCCAAACAGAGCCCCAGCAACATGCAGTGCTCCCATGCTTCCAAAAACGGTGGTCCATCGCACTTCTCGCATTACATCATACCACCCCACACTGAGGATCACCATATAGGCAATGGCAAATCCGGAAGCTCTGAAGATACGAGTGAAACGGTGGAAGATGATGGGCTGAAAGCCAGAGCCAGCCCAACGGAGGACCTTGGTTGCAATGGTGCAAAGGACCATGGAGTGCAAACGCACACTCTGCCAGACTCCCCCAGTACTGCCCCAGATGTCCGTGAAGAACCACGCAAGCACAAACACGCGCAATTGCACAAATTCGCTCCCACATGTGTCCAGTCATGTGCCCCAACAGATGAAGCCGATCAGAAGCAAGACCAACCTGTTGAATGGGGTGAGCTTGGGACCTCCCACGTGCCGTTCACTCATGCCAACAGCATGCAGGTCGATGTTTGTGTGCCCGCAGCCCCCAGCAAGCCCCTCCCAGTGCCCCAGCCTCGTCGTCCTCGAAGGGCCACACTTCTCCGTCAGAAGGTGGTGGAGGCTTCTCTGCCAGAAATGCTCTGTGACCTCCCTGATTTCCAGACTGATGTCACCCAGAGGGACTGCGAAGTCGTTCAGGACAGCACGTTGCCGGTAACGTCCCAAAATGCCAAACCGTCCTGTATCCCCCTCTCAGACACTCCTCCAGCCTCCACACTGAACACGGAACCCGACACCAGTTTCTCCCACTGCTTAGGCCCCTCCCACAATGCTGAGTCCACCTCTTGTGCGCACAACAGAGGTGTTGGCACTCACCCAGAGCCCACCCGTCATTCCGATCCATCCGGTAGCGAAGCCTCTGTTTTTGGGGATGCAGCTTCAGAGGAGGAGCTGCAACCACCCGCCCCTCCCCCTCGCCAAATGTCCCTCCCTCAAAAAGATCATTTCACATCATCATCTTTGGATAACCTGCACCTGTCTGACCACACAGACCCCTGCTGCCTTGAGGAGAATCTCGGCAAAGAAGAAGAGCAGGATGAGGCTGACGGCGTGTATGGCGATTTTGCTCGTTACCCACTAACAAGGAGTTTACCCAAGCAAATTAAGCTTGACTGCGGCCCTCAGCTCATAACCATGGTGTCGTCATTGGAGGAGAGCTCTCCAAGGGTCGTTCCCAAGAAGCCGCAGAGACACAGCCTGCCCGCATCCGCCCTGCTGAGGAAACAGATCACGCCTCCCCAGACGCAAGCTCCCGCCCTGCTGCCACCTGACTCCAGCCCTGCCCCTTTCAGAGACCTCCCCACACCCCCTAATGAGAAACCTCTGTCGCGACGCCTCGCCCTGCCGTCGCTCGCTCTGTTCGGCAAGCCACAGCCACGGGGAATGGTCAAACAGAGGGCAAAGTCGTTCTCCTCGGCCGACCTGCTGTGCGCGGACCCTGCGGCGGGCAGCGAGCGGCTGGCACGCTCGGAGCAGGGCCGCCGCAGCCTGCGCAAGCTCCTGGAGCTGCGCTCGTGTGTACGCCTGCTCCCCAAGCTGCTGCGTGGCGGCACATCCCTGGACTGCACAGGTGCCGACGCCGAGCGCACGGAACCCACGGCCGCCAACGCCGAAGTGGCCCCCGCTAACCGGGATGGAACTCCTGGCGAGAGCAACTGCGGGGTTGAGTACGAGAACGTTCCGCTCTACGAGGAGATCCCAGAATACATGAACCTGCCATGGGTCTGCTGCTCTCAGGATGCAGACACTGGAGTGTATGAAATACAGGAGCCGTATATAGTGCACAG GGCTCGGATAAGCGGTGACCattcagaggaagaggaggggctAAGCTCTAACGAGGAGGATGAGAATAGCTCCACTTCCAGCAAGGAAGATATGGACcaatcaaaaaacaaagag GAGGTCGAGAAGGCAAAGAGGAATAAAGTGGTTCACATTGCCATGGAGATCATGAGCTCAGAGAAAGT aTTTGTGGATGTTCTGAAGTTGCTACACATC GACTTCCGGGATGCGGTTGCCAAGGCAACCCGGGCCAGTGGCAAGCCTGTGGTAGAGGAAAAGGTGCTGAATCAGATTCTCTACTACCTGCCTCAGCTCTATGAGCTGAACAAAGACCTgctgagagagctggaggagagagtCGCACACTG GTCGGACCACCAGAGGCTAGCCGACATCTTTGTGCAGAAGGGGCCATACCTGAAGATGTACTCTACATACATTCGAGAGTTCGACCATAACGTGGCTCTCTTGGACGAACAGTGCCGGAAAAATCCTTCTTTCGCGACAGTTGTGCGGCAGTTTGAG ACGAGTCCCCGATGTGCCAGTCTCGCTCTGAAACACTACCTTCTGAAACCAGTGCAGCGCATTCCACAGTACCAGCTCCTGCTGACAG ATTATTTGAAAAACCTTCCTGAAGACTCATCTGACTACAAAGATACACAAA CTGCCCTTGGGGTGGTGAAAGAAGTTGCGAACCATGCCAATGACATTATGAAACAAGgg gATAACTTTCAGAAGTTGATGCAGGTTCAGTACAGTTTGAATGGTCATCATGAAATTGTGCAGCCAGGAAGG GTCTTCCTTAAGGAAGGCACTCTGATGAAACTGTCTAGGAAGGTCATGCAGCCCAGAATGTTCTTCCTG TTTAATGACATTCTGTTGTACACCACTCCTGTGCAATCTGGCCAGTATAAACTCAACAGCATGCTCTCCCTGGCTGGCATGAAG GTGAGCAAGCCCAGTCAAGAAGCATATCAAAATGAACTAAACATCGAGAGTGTGGAACGTTCTTTCATCCTGTCAGCCAG CTctgccacagagagagatgagtggCTTGAAGCCATTGCCACAGCGATAGATGACTACACCAGGAAGAAGATCTCTTTTATCTCCAGCCGAAGCCAAGAG TCTGAGGGCACATCTGTTGATGGTCCTCCACTGGGTTCGAAAGCTCCCATCTGGATCCCGGACCTCCGCACCACCATGTGTATGATCTGCACCTGTGAGTTCACCCTCACCTGGAGACGCCATCACTGCAGAGCCTGCGGCAAG gtTGTGTGTCAAGCATgttcatcaaataaatattacCTGGAATACCTGAAGAATCAGCTAGCGAGAGTGTGCGACCAGTGCTATGCCAAACTACAGCAAAAAGATAAAG gTGACTTAACCGGTGTGTCCATTTCACCCAGTGGTCGAACCTCAGCGTTCTCCTTCTCTAGAAAACAGAAGAAGATACCGTCAGCCCTCAAAGAG GTGTCTGCCAACACTGAGAATTCCTCTATGAGTGGCTATCTGCAGAGATCCAAAGGAAACAAGAAACCGTGGAAGAGGTTGTGGTTTGTCATCAAGAATAAAGTCCTCTACACCTATGCTGCTAGTGAG GATGTTGCAGCATTAGAGAGCCAACCATTGCTTGGCTTTTTCCTGCGAGAAGAGAAGTCTGGACCAGCGCAGAAGCTACAGTTTAAACTttatcacaaaaacacactctacTACATCTTCAGAGCAGAGGATATCCCTACAGCTCAGAg ATGGATTGAGGCATTTCAGGAGGCCATGATTCTTTGA